A portion of the Streptomyces platensis genome contains these proteins:
- a CDS encoding serine/threonine-protein kinase translates to MNGAAPGRPHDRSTAPDSSGLRGRQIAEYLLQDEIGRGGMAVVYRAEDLRLGRTVAVKVLAPELARNDTFRQRFAHESRVAAAIDHPHIVPVFEAGETEGVLYIAMRYVQGRDLRALLDRDGPLSLETACRIALQVASALDAAHAHDLVHRDVKPGNILIAEGTDSDRPEHAYLTDFGLTKKSLSLTGFTSVGQFVGTLDYVAPEQISGRPVDGRCDVYSLACVLFEMLTGAPPFRRDDDMALLWAHQYDPPPAMTELRPDLPETVDAVFAQSLAKAPENRYETCRGFVAALRAAGRATVPPTPAGTPQAHPMTQVDVPADPGGRRSAAPPPPPRWATPMFPGRTGP, encoded by the coding sequence GTGAACGGCGCGGCCCCCGGCCGGCCTCATGACCGCTCCACCGCTCCCGACTCCTCCGGGCTGCGCGGGCGGCAGATCGCCGAGTATCTGCTCCAGGACGAGATCGGCCGGGGCGGGATGGCGGTGGTCTACCGCGCGGAGGACCTGCGGCTCGGCCGTACGGTGGCGGTGAAGGTGCTGGCGCCCGAGCTCGCCCGGAACGACACCTTCCGGCAGCGCTTCGCCCATGAGTCGCGGGTCGCCGCGGCGATCGACCACCCGCACATCGTGCCGGTCTTCGAGGCCGGGGAGACCGAGGGCGTGCTCTACATCGCGATGCGCTACGTCCAGGGCCGGGATCTGCGGGCGCTGCTCGACCGCGACGGGCCGCTGTCGCTGGAGACCGCCTGCCGGATCGCCCTCCAGGTGGCGTCCGCGCTGGACGCCGCCCATGCGCACGACCTCGTGCACCGGGACGTCAAACCGGGCAACATCCTCATCGCCGAGGGCACCGACAGCGACCGCCCCGAGCACGCCTATCTCACCGACTTCGGGCTGACGAAGAAGTCGCTGTCGCTGACCGGGTTCACCAGCGTCGGCCAGTTCGTCGGCACGCTGGACTATGTGGCGCCCGAGCAGATCTCCGGCCGCCCGGTGGACGGCCGCTGCGATGTCTACAGCCTGGCCTGCGTGCTGTTCGAGATGCTGACGGGGGCGCCGCCGTTCCGCCGCGACGACGACATGGCGCTGCTGTGGGCGCATCAGTACGATCCGCCGCCGGCCATGACGGAGCTGCGGCCGGATCTGCCGGAGACCGTCGACGCGGTGTTCGCGCAGTCGCTGGCCAAGGCACCGGAGAACCGCTACGAGACCTGCCGGGGTTTCGTGGCGGCACTGCGCGCGGCCGGCCGGGCCACCGTCCCCCCGACACCGGCCGGCACCCCGCAGGCGCACCCCATGACCCAGGTCGACGTCCCGGCGGACCCGGGCGGCCGGCGCAGCGCGGCACCCCCGCCACCGCCGCGCTGGGCGACACCGATGTTCCCGGGGCGGACGGGGCCCTAG
- a CDS encoding FHA domain-containing protein → MAERQDAPTAPELVIESDGSTQVMSPSRVYHVGRDPACELVLHDARVSWHHAVLRTKSGHWTVEDEDSTNGTFTDGRRVHETGVGPGTVIRFGNPADGPCAVLSKASPPPPPPTPSAPAAPAPPATRVERPSAVSHPAGTRTFRQPSSVRPLPAARTTRIGRAPENDLVVDDLSVSRRHAELRAGAQGFEIVDLGSHNGTYLNGQPVDRAPMIPGDIVGIGHSAFALVGDELQEFIDTGEVSLDVQDLAVRVDNGRKTLMEQVSFPVGEKTLLAVVGPSGAGKSTLLNALTGLRPADDGTVLYDGRDLYRDYAELRQRIGLVPQDDILHLQLTVRRALSYAAELRFPEDTAKAERQARVDEVMHELGLDQRANQPIHSLSGGQRKRVSVALELLTKPSLLFLDEPTSGLDPGMDRSVMHMLRGLADDGRTVIVVTHSVLSLDVCDRLLVLAPGGTIAYYGPPEEALAYFGFQQWPEAFEAFENDRERDWAGRFRASPEHRRYVAADSHQPARAPEAPAGPVAAPKAQSWGKQLHTLVRRYAAALTADRTFLIIMVALPFVMGAMAHALAGSALTQDSAVNALLILCVGAVLTGAANAVRELVKERTIYQRERAVGLSRSAYLMSKVLVLGAITIVQAVVLTLVALIGVKLNAPGGKGVLMPPLIEITLAVALLAFTAMMLGLFVSALVRKEEVTMPLLVLLAIVQVVFCGALLKLNGVPVLEQLAWLVPSRWALGAMAGTIDLHHIMPQGTADPLFQHKPGTWLLNMGMMIVLSLLLGFVVTKLLRRHEPEIMRK, encoded by the coding sequence ATGGCTGAGCGGCAGGATGCGCCCACCGCGCCGGAACTCGTCATCGAGTCCGACGGCAGCACCCAGGTGATGAGCCCCAGCCGCGTCTACCACGTCGGACGGGACCCCGCTTGCGAACTCGTGCTGCACGACGCCCGGGTTTCCTGGCATCACGCGGTGCTGCGGACCAAGTCGGGCCACTGGACGGTGGAGGACGAGGACAGCACCAACGGCACGTTCACCGACGGCCGGCGGGTGCACGAGACCGGCGTCGGGCCGGGCACGGTGATCCGGTTCGGCAACCCCGCGGACGGTCCGTGTGCGGTGCTCTCCAAGGCGTCACCACCACCGCCGCCGCCCACCCCGTCGGCGCCCGCGGCACCGGCGCCGCCGGCGACCCGCGTCGAGCGGCCCTCCGCCGTCTCGCACCCGGCCGGCACCCGTACCTTCCGCCAACCCAGCTCCGTACGCCCGCTGCCCGCCGCCCGGACCACCCGGATCGGCCGCGCCCCCGAAAACGACCTGGTCGTCGACGACCTCTCGGTCTCCCGCCGGCACGCGGAGCTGCGGGCCGGTGCCCAGGGCTTCGAGATCGTCGACCTGGGCAGCCACAACGGCACCTACCTCAACGGCCAGCCGGTGGACCGGGCACCGATGATCCCCGGCGATATCGTCGGCATCGGCCACTCCGCGTTCGCCCTGGTCGGCGACGAACTCCAGGAGTTCATCGACACCGGTGAGGTGTCGCTGGACGTACAGGATCTCGCCGTCCGGGTCGACAACGGCCGAAAGACGCTGATGGAGCAGGTGTCCTTCCCGGTGGGCGAGAAGACGCTGCTCGCCGTGGTCGGACCCAGCGGCGCCGGCAAGTCGACGCTGCTCAACGCGCTGACCGGGCTGCGCCCCGCGGACGACGGCACGGTGCTCTACGACGGTCGTGACCTCTACCGCGACTACGCCGAGCTGCGCCAGCGCATCGGGCTCGTCCCGCAGGACGACATCCTGCATCTCCAGCTGACCGTGCGCCGGGCCCTGAGCTACGCCGCGGAGCTGCGCTTCCCCGAGGACACCGCGAAGGCCGAGCGGCAGGCGCGGGTCGACGAGGTGATGCATGAACTGGGCCTCGACCAGCGGGCGAATCAGCCGATCCACAGCCTCTCCGGCGGCCAGCGCAAGCGCGTCAGCGTGGCCCTGGAGCTGCTGACCAAGCCGTCGCTGCTCTTCCTCGACGAGCCGACCTCCGGTCTCGACCCCGGGATGGACCGCTCCGTGATGCATATGCTGCGCGGGCTGGCGGACGACGGCCGTACGGTCATCGTCGTCACCCACAGCGTGCTGAGCCTGGACGTCTGTGACCGGCTGCTGGTCCTGGCGCCGGGCGGCACCATCGCCTACTACGGACCGCCGGAGGAGGCGCTGGCCTACTTCGGGTTCCAGCAGTGGCCGGAGGCGTTCGAGGCCTTCGAGAACGACAGGGAGCGTGACTGGGCAGGGCGATTCCGCGCCTCGCCCGAGCACCGGCGCTATGTCGCCGCGGACTCCCATCAGCCCGCGCGCGCCCCCGAGGCCCCGGCGGGCCCGGTGGCCGCACCGAAGGCGCAGAGCTGGGGCAAGCAGCTGCACACGCTGGTCCGGCGCTATGCGGCGGCGCTGACCGCCGACCGGACCTTCCTGATCATCATGGTCGCGCTGCCGTTCGTGATGGGAGCGATGGCGCACGCCCTGGCCGGGTCCGCGCTCACCCAGGACTCGGCGGTCAACGCGCTGCTGATCCTGTGCGTCGGCGCGGTGCTGACCGGTGCCGCCAACGCGGTGCGGGAGCTGGTCAAGGAGCGGACCATCTATCAGCGGGAGAGAGCCGTCGGCCTGTCCCGCTCGGCGTATCTGATGTCCAAGGTGCTGGTGCTGGGCGCGATCACCATCGTCCAGGCCGTCGTGCTGACCCTGGTGGCGCTGATCGGCGTCAAGCTGAACGCACCGGGCGGCAAAGGGGTGTTGATGCCGCCGCTGATCGAAATCACCCTCGCGGTGGCGCTGTTGGCGTTCACCGCCATGATGCTCGGCCTGTTCGTTTCCGCGCTGGTGCGGAAGGAAGAGGTCACCATGCCCCTGCTGGTGCTGCTCGCGATCGTTCAGGTCGTGTTCTGCGGCGCGCTGCTGAAACTGAACGGGGTGCCGGTGCTGGAGCAGCTGGCGTGGCTGGTGCCCTCCCGGTGGGCGCTCGGGGCCATGGCGGGCACCATCGATCTGCACCACATCATGCCGCAGGGGACCGCCGACCCGCTGTTCCAGCACAAGCCGGGCACCTGGCTGCTGAACATGGGCATGATGATCGTGCTCTCCCTGCTCCTGGGATTCGTGGTCACCAAGCTGCTGCGGCGGCACGAGCCCGAGATCATGCGCAAGTAG
- a CDS encoding nucleobase:cation symporter-2 family protein, translating into MARVSRQDPEQFSQQRAHPVDEVLPVGKLALFGFQHVLAFYAGAVIVPVILGNALGLSRAELVYLINADLLTCGVASIIQALGVWKIGARLPLVQGVTFTAVSPMIAIGLGAGGGTAGLLVVYGAVITAGIATFLFAPFFSKLVKYFPPIVIGTILTIIGLTLIPQGLQDAAGGAQLIGHPGYGDPKNLAYALGTLLFILLVVRFGKSYLSSLAVLLGLVAGTGVAWLLGDVDFGGVKNAAWFGVSTPFHYGMPKFELFPIIAMVVVMLITMVETTGDVYAIGEITGKKVDNATVANALRADGVATVLGGVFNSFPYVAFAENIGLVRMSKVMSRFVVVAAGGFMIVMGLLPKAGSAVAAIPHPVLGGAAVAMFGMVAAVGIQILGKVDLREERNALILAVSLAAALLPNAVEPFFTRMPEDVRAVLNSGITLGSLTAVLLNLFFNVFTRRKTMEIDWDEIEGDEPAEAHEPFGAPAPAAPYTPQAHHHPGPPHAPGPQHPQGGPDWGIPGR; encoded by the coding sequence ATGGCACGAGTCTCCCGACAAGACCCCGAGCAGTTCTCCCAGCAGCGGGCTCATCCCGTCGACGAGGTACTCCCCGTCGGCAAACTCGCCCTCTTCGGTTTCCAGCACGTCCTCGCGTTCTACGCGGGAGCGGTGATCGTCCCGGTCATTCTCGGAAATGCCCTGGGGCTGTCCCGCGCGGAGCTCGTCTATCTGATCAACGCGGACCTGCTGACCTGCGGTGTCGCCTCGATCATCCAGGCCCTCGGCGTCTGGAAGATCGGTGCCAGACTGCCGCTGGTCCAGGGCGTCACCTTCACCGCGGTCTCCCCGATGATCGCCATCGGGCTGGGCGCGGGCGGCGGCACCGCCGGTCTGCTCGTCGTCTACGGCGCGGTGATCACCGCGGGCATAGCGACCTTCCTCTTCGCGCCCTTCTTCAGCAAGCTGGTGAAGTACTTCCCGCCGATCGTCATCGGCACGATCCTCACCATCATCGGCCTCACCCTGATCCCGCAGGGGCTGCAGGACGCGGCCGGCGGTGCGCAGTTGATCGGCCACCCCGGCTACGGCGACCCCAAGAACCTCGCCTACGCGCTGGGCACCCTGCTCTTCATCCTGCTCGTGGTCCGGTTCGGGAAGTCGTACCTGAGCAGTCTCGCCGTACTGCTCGGCCTGGTCGCCGGCACCGGCGTCGCCTGGCTCCTCGGCGATGTGGATTTCGGTGGCGTGAAGAATGCCGCCTGGTTCGGCGTCAGCACGCCCTTTCACTACGGAATGCCGAAGTTCGAGCTGTTCCCGATCATCGCCATGGTCGTCGTCATGCTGATCACCATGGTGGAGACCACCGGAGACGTCTACGCCATCGGGGAGATCACCGGTAAAAAGGTCGACAACGCCACCGTCGCCAATGCGCTGCGCGCCGACGGTGTCGCCACTGTCCTCGGCGGAGTTTTCAACTCCTTCCCCTACGTGGCTTTTGCCGAGAACATCGGCCTGGTGCGGATGTCGAAGGTCATGAGCCGGTTCGTGGTGGTCGCGGCCGGCGGCTTCATGATTGTCATGGGCTTGCTGCCGAAGGCGGGCAGTGCGGTGGCCGCCATTCCGCATCCGGTGCTCGGCGGTGCCGCGGTCGCGATGTTCGGCATGGTCGCGGCGGTCGGCATCCAGATCCTCGGCAAGGTGGATCTGCGTGAGGAGCGCAACGCCCTGATTCTCGCGGTCAGTCTCGCCGCCGCGCTCCTGCCGAACGCGGTCGAGCCGTTCTTCACGCGGATGCCGGAGGACGTCCGCGCGGTCCTCAACAGCGGTATCACGCTGGGCAGCCTGACCGCCGTCCTGCTGAACCTCTTCTTCAACGTCTTCACCCGCCGGAAGACCATGGAGATCGACTGGGACGAGATCGAGGGCGACGAACCGGCGGAAGCGCACGAGCCGTTCGGCGCGCCCGCTCCGGCGGCCCCGTACACCCCGCAGGCACACCACCACCCGGGCCCGCCGCACGCTCCGGGGCCGCAGCACCCGCAGGGCGGACCGGACTGGGGGATACCCGGCCGCTGA
- a CDS encoding transcriptional regulator, which translates to MYSTPFSPAEARSARARVGLSTAQVAQSMTACGTPVRPELVEAWEYGSQMPTEAQLFVLADVLWCPPTTLMGAEPRTLAEHRMARQLSVERLSQLIGMDPALYWAAESARQWNGDYRQTKALVEALGLSLRKLIGVMGRDEELSGHLRTAIDGRWKSHVGPVAKITTLNKTRVSDALRTMHGEFAEFSERYMGHVVARNDDSRLKEVAAERSAYLRRLVDHFWELIGDAGEAPPFNTVPTY; encoded by the coding sequence GTGTACAGCACTCCCTTCTCCCCCGCCGAGGCCAGATCCGCGCGGGCCCGGGTGGGCCTGAGTACGGCTCAGGTCGCCCAGTCCATGACGGCATGCGGTACGCCGGTCCGCCCCGAGCTGGTCGAGGCCTGGGAGTACGGATCCCAGATGCCGACCGAGGCGCAGCTGTTCGTCCTGGCCGATGTGCTGTGGTGCCCGCCGACGACGCTGATGGGCGCCGAGCCGCGGACCCTGGCCGAGCACCGGATGGCCCGCCAGCTGAGCGTGGAGCGGCTGTCGCAGCTGATCGGGATGGACCCGGCCCTCTACTGGGCGGCCGAGTCGGCACGGCAGTGGAACGGCGACTACCGGCAGACCAAGGCGCTGGTGGAGGCGCTGGGGCTGTCGCTGCGGAAGCTGATCGGGGTGATGGGCCGGGACGAGGAGTTGTCCGGGCATCTGCGGACGGCCATCGACGGGCGCTGGAAGTCGCATGTCGGGCCGGTCGCCAAGATCACCACATTGAACAAGACGCGGGTGAGCGACGCACTGCGCACGATGCACGGGGAGTTCGCGGAGTTCTCCGAGCGCTACATGGGGCATGTGGTGGCGCGCAACGACGACTCCCGGCTCAAGGAGGTCGCGGCCGAGCGCTCGGCGTATCTGCGCCGGCTGGTGGACCACTTCTGGGAGCTGATCGGGGATGCGGGCGAGGCACCGCCGTTCAACACGGTGCCGACGTACTGA